The genomic segment AAATTTGTTCACATATTTGTTGTCCCAGAAAAATACAAGAATAGCCCCACCTTTTTTTGTAATAAAATAGTAACCAAACTTAAATAATTTAACCGAATATATGAACAAAACTGCTCAATCAGTATGGGAAAACTGTTTATCTTTCATAAAAGATAATATTCAAGACCAAGCCTACAAAACTTGGTTTGAACCAATCAAGTCAGTTGAGCTTACCGATAACGCATTATATATTCAAGTACCAAGTAAATTTTTCTACGAATGGTTAGAAGAACATTACGTTAAATTATTAAAAGTTGCGCTTACCAAAGAACTCGGGAAAAACGCAAAGTTACTCTATAAAATTAAAATGGAGAACACTTATGGTAATAAACAACCCTACACGGAACAATTACCAAGTGCTAACAGAGCGCAAATGAAACCGCAAGATGTTGATGCTCCGTTAAAAAATTTAAACCCTGAACTTAAAAATCCGTTTGTAATTCCAGGAATTCGTAATTTAAAAATCGAATCTCAATTGAATGCCAACTATAGTTTTGACAATTTCTTAGAAGGAGATTCAAACCGATTGGCACGTTCTGCTGGTATGGCTGTAGCCAACAAACCAGGAGGAACTTCTTTCAATCCACTATTGATTTTTGGAGGAGTTGGTTTAGGAAAAACACACTTAGCTCACGCTATTGGTGTAGAAATTAAAGACAAATACCCTGAAAAAACAGTTTTGTATATTTCTGCTGAAATTTTTACGCAACAATATATTGACTCTGTTAAGAAAAATACTAGAAATGATTTTATTCATTTCTACCAATTGATTGATGTTTTAATTATTGATGATGTTCAATTCCTTTCTGGAAAATCAGGAACTCAAGATGTATTCTTCCATATTTTCAATTACTTACACCAAAACGGAAAACAAGTTATCTTGACTTCTGACAAGGCTCCTGTTGACATGCAAGACATTGAACAACGTTTATTGTCTCGTTTCAAATGGGGATTGTCTGCTGAATTGCACCAACCTGATTACGAAACTAGAGTTTCTATCTTAAAGAATATTCTGTATCGTGATGGTGTTGAAATGCCAGAAGAAATAATTGAATATGTTGCTCGTAATATCAAAACGAATGTTAGAGAATTAGAAGGTGCAATCATCTCTCTAATCGCTCAATCTTCTTTCAACAAAAAAGAAGTAACCATTGAATTAGCGAAAAGCATCGTAGAGAAATTCGTAAAGAATGTCAAACGCGAAATTTCTATCGATTATATTCAAAAAATTGTTTCCGACTATTTCCAATTGGACTTAGAAACACTACAATCAAAAACTAGAAAAAGACACGTTGTTCAAGCTAGACAATTAGCGATGTTTTTTGCTAAGAAATTTACCAAAGCTTCTTTAGCAAACATTGGATCTCAAATTGGAGATCGCGACCACGCTACTGTATTACACGCTTGTAAAACTGTTGATAATCTAGTATCTACTGATAAACAATTCAAAAAGTTTGTTGAAGATATCCACAAAAAATTAACCTTATAGGCAGCAAATGTCCGTAAAAATCGTAATGGTTTGTTTGGGAAATATTTGTCGGTCACCTTTGGCCGAAGGAATATTAGCTTCTAAATTACCTAAAGACAAATTTACTGTTGATTCTGCAGGAACTGGTTCTTGGCACATAGGTCAATCGCCTGACGAACGTTCCGTGGCCGTTGCCAAAAAAAACGGACTAGACATTTCCAACCAAAAAGGGAGACAATTCAGCAGTGCCGACTTTGATACTTTTGACTACATCTTTGTAATGGATAATTCCAATTATGACAATGTTATCGCTTTGGCAGAGACCAAAGAACAAAAAGAAAAGGTAACACTTATCATGAATGAATTACATCCGTCACAAAACAAGGAAGTCCCTGATCCCTATTTTGGAATGCACAACGGATTTGACATTGTTTATAACATGTTGGATGAAGTTTGCGATAGTATTGCTCAAAAGTTGATTACCAAACATCAATAAACCCTATTTTTCCGAATCTAAAAATCACTGTTATGAATACAAAGACATCTTTAGGAAAACTGTATTTAATTCCGGTTACTATGGGAGAAAGCGATCCTATGGATGTATTACCTCAAACAGTAAAAAGAGCCATAGAGTTAATCGAC from the Flavobacterium ammonificans genome contains:
- the dnaA gene encoding chromosomal replication initiator protein DnaA, which encodes MNKTAQSVWENCLSFIKDNIQDQAYKTWFEPIKSVELTDNALYIQVPSKFFYEWLEEHYVKLLKVALTKELGKNAKLLYKIKMENTYGNKQPYTEQLPSANRAQMKPQDVDAPLKNLNPELKNPFVIPGIRNLKIESQLNANYSFDNFLEGDSNRLARSAGMAVANKPGGTSFNPLLIFGGVGLGKTHLAHAIGVEIKDKYPEKTVLYISAEIFTQQYIDSVKKNTRNDFIHFYQLIDVLIIDDVQFLSGKSGTQDVFFHIFNYLHQNGKQVILTSDKAPVDMQDIEQRLLSRFKWGLSAELHQPDYETRVSILKNILYRDGVEMPEEIIEYVARNIKTNVRELEGAIISLIAQSSFNKKEVTIELAKSIVEKFVKNVKREISIDYIQKIVSDYFQLDLETLQSKTRKRHVVQARQLAMFFAKKFTKASLANIGSQIGDRDHATVLHACKTVDNLVSTDKQFKKFVEDIHKKLTL
- a CDS encoding low molecular weight protein-tyrosine-phosphatase, with the protein product MSVKIVMVCLGNICRSPLAEGILASKLPKDKFTVDSAGTGSWHIGQSPDERSVAVAKKNGLDISNQKGRQFSSADFDTFDYIFVMDNSNYDNVIALAETKEQKEKVTLIMNELHPSQNKEVPDPYFGMHNGFDIVYNMLDEVCDSIAQKLITKHQ